Sequence from the Enhydrobacter sp. genome:
AGTCGAAGCGTCGTCAGTCGCAGCATGTCGGACGCGACATTCCCCGATTTGCCGTCCGCCGTCAACCCGCCGCGTAGGCCGCCGGAGCCGCCGGTTCGGCTGCCTTCCTGAGCAGGAAGCTGCGATAGACCATGCCGCCATTCGCCAGCAGGGCCGGAATTCGCGTGCCGTCGACGCCGGTGAAGAGGTCGGCCAAGGGTGCGAGCCGGCTGCCCAGCAGACGGCGGCCACCGAGGCGGCGGCGGGCGCTGTCGCGACGCAAGGCCTCGACGACATTGGCCGTGATGTCGCGCTCGACGATCCGCTCGAGGCCGCTGCGCTCGATCGTGGCCTGCCAGTCGTCGACTTCGCCGATCAGGCGCAGGTCGGCGTAGTGCAGGTGGCCGCCCGGTCGCAGCACGCGCTTCACTTCGGCGAGAAAGCGGTCGAGCGAGGGGTAGCAGAAGGAAGATTCAACGTTGATGACGGAATCGAAACTCGCATCGGCGAACGGAAGAGTCTCGGCGTCGCCGACGCGAAAGTGTAAGTTGTCGACCTCATGTTGCCTGTTGCAGAACGCCACCGCCTTGCCGCTGATGTCTATGCCCACCATGCGCCGCGGCCTGGCGTAGCGCGCGACATACGACGCACCGCCACCGCGCCCGCTGCCGACTTCGAGCACCTCGCGGCCGGCGATCGGCGCCAGTCCGGACACGTGGCGATAGAGTGCGATCGGATAGCGCTCGACCTCGTCGCGTGGTTGCAGCGCGAAAGGTGCGTCGTCCCCGGCGGGGTCGGCAAAGCCGTAGTTCATCAGCGTCCACCAGTGGGCGTCGCCGGTCCGCGCCGCCACCAGGTCGAAAAAGCCGCGCCAGAAGGCGCGCCGCAGCGCGGGCGTGCGGTTGACCAGCCACAGGAAAGTCTCGGCGATCATCGAAGGCGTGCCTCCCCTCGGCGGGCGGTTAACCAGATGATCGGCATTCCGGCAAGCGCGGCGACGAGATGACGGGGGAAGCAAGGGGGGCATCGATGCTGTGCCCGACCTGCAGAACCGAGACCAAGCCCGGAGGCCGCTTCTGCACGGCCTGCGGCGCCCAACTCGTGCTGCAGTGTGGTAGTTGCGGGTTCGCCAACACGCCGGATGACCGGTTCTGCGCCGGCTGCGGCAGCGCCCTCGTGGTACATCCGTTGTCGGTGCGCCCGCAACACGTCATGCGCAC
This genomic interval carries:
- a CDS encoding class I SAM-dependent methyltransferase is translated as MIAETFLWLVNRTPALRRAFWRGFFDLVAARTGDAHWWTLMNYGFADPAGDDAPFALQPRDEVERYPIALYRHVSGLAPIAGREVLEVGSGRGGGASYVARYARPRRMVGIDISGKAVAFCNRQHEVDNLHFRVGDAETLPFADASFDSVINVESSFCYPSLDRFLAEVKRVLRPGGHLHYADLRLIGEVDDWQATIERSGLERIVERDITANVVEALRRDSARRRLGGRRLLGSRLAPLADLFTGVDGTRIPALLANGGMVYRSFLLRKAAEPAAPAAYAAG